A genomic window from Streptomyces mirabilis includes:
- a CDS encoding MbtH family protein, producing the protein MTNPFEDADAVYSVLVNDEGQYSLWPAFADIPAGWTAELVEADREACLAYIEEHWTDMRPKSLSEAS; encoded by the coding sequence ATGACGAATCCGTTTGAGGATGCGGATGCGGTCTATTCGGTTCTCGTCAACGATGAGGGCCAGTATTCGCTGTGGCCGGCATTCGCCGACATTCCTGCGGGCTGGACCGCGGAGCTCGTCGAGGCAGACCGTGAGGCCTGCCTGGCGTACATCGAGGAGCACTGGACGGACATGCGGCCGAAGAGCTTGAGCGAAGCCTCCTGA
- a CDS encoding NAD(P)/FAD-dependent oxidoreductase, with the protein MLAAQSPNYGMGPDVATVTTHAMVTDHYLRGAYVPVGGGQMLAATLIEVLEAHGGELRTRSRVASIDVADRVATGVRLTDGASLTAPLVISNADYRRTVLDLAGAGHFNPRIGRTTREATMGLPFATVYVALDRELTRRAEANIWWYDREDIDELYGGLYAGEQPEDVRFLFVSVASLKNPGARHLCPPGHTNIQLMTMCPPGYRHWGVEQGPAEGGRYRREPAYLAEKQRFTDAVVRAGERVLGPFRDSITHLELASPLAQERYTLSTGGTPFGLATWGGTGARPDTATGVRGLYVVGQSTRYGSGVTGVMVSGIACAAQILGRPLLAEAHGGTVFGDPGRLPARGAGWDPLAVSRGAARRNARGPARVD; encoded by the coding sequence GTGCTCGCCGCTCAGTCGCCGAACTACGGCATGGGACCGGACGTCGCGACGGTGACCACGCATGCGATGGTGACCGACCACTATCTCCGAGGCGCCTACGTCCCGGTCGGCGGCGGGCAGATGCTGGCCGCGACGCTGATCGAGGTCCTGGAGGCGCACGGCGGTGAACTGCGTACCCGCAGCCGGGTCGCCTCGATCGACGTCGCCGACCGGGTGGCCACCGGTGTACGACTGACGGACGGGGCCTCGCTCACCGCGCCGTTGGTGATCTCCAACGCCGACTACCGGCGCACGGTGCTGGATCTGGCCGGAGCGGGACACTTCAACCCGCGGATCGGCCGCACCACCCGCGAGGCGACGATGGGCCTGCCTTTCGCGACCGTCTACGTCGCGCTCGACCGGGAGTTGACGCGGCGGGCCGAGGCGAACATCTGGTGGTACGACCGCGAGGACATCGACGAGCTCTACGGAGGGCTGTACGCCGGCGAGCAGCCGGAGGACGTGCGGTTCCTGTTCGTCTCGGTCGCCTCGCTCAAGAATCCCGGCGCGAGGCACCTCTGTCCGCCCGGACACACGAACATCCAGCTGATGACGATGTGCCCGCCCGGTTACCGGCACTGGGGAGTCGAGCAGGGGCCGGCCGAAGGCGGCCGGTACCGTCGCGAACCCGCCTATCTGGCTGAGAAGCAACGGTTCACCGATGCGGTGGTGCGCGCCGGCGAGCGCGTGCTGGGGCCGTTCCGGGACAGCATCACGCATCTGGAACTGGCCTCCCCGCTCGCCCAGGAGCGCTACACGCTCTCCACCGGCGGCACTCCGTTCGGCCTCGCCACCTGGGGTGGAACCGGCGCCCGGCCGGACACCGCCACCGGCGTCCGGGGCCTGTACGTCGTCGGCCAGAGCACCCGCTACGGCAGCGGGGTGACCGGCGTGATGGTCAGCGGGATCGCCTGCGCGGCCCAGATCCTGGGGCGGCCGCTACTGGCCGAAGCCCACGGCGGCACGGTGTTCGGCGATCCCGG
- a CDS encoding enediyne antibiotic chromoprotein: protein MISKKRIALISKAGLTGAAAVTAMLAVSVPATAAATAVGVTVTPSTGLSDGASVTVNVTGFGAAEAVSATECAGDPAAGTLVCDVAGIKQLTTDATGAGSTAFTVKKTFQGQDQSGATVDVNCATIAGGCFIGASNEAQNHDTAAISFA, encoded by the coding sequence TTGATTTCCAAGAAGAGGATCGCGCTCATTTCGAAGGCCGGTCTCACCGGCGCCGCGGCCGTCACGGCCATGCTGGCCGTGTCGGTTCCCGCCACGGCCGCGGCCACGGCGGTCGGCGTGACGGTCACCCCCTCGACCGGTCTCTCCGACGGCGCGAGCGTCACCGTGAACGTCACGGGCTTCGGTGCCGCCGAGGCCGTCTCCGCGACCGAGTGCGCCGGCGACCCCGCGGCCGGGACGCTGGTGTGCGACGTCGCCGGAATCAAGCAGCTCACCACCGACGCCACCGGCGCCGGCTCGACGGCGTTCACCGTGAAGAAGACGTTCCAGGGCCAGGACCAGTCCGGGGCCACGGTGGACGTCAACTGCGCCACCATCGCCGGTGGCTGCTTCATCGGTGCGTCCAACGAGGCCCAGAACCACGACACCGCGGCGATCTCCTTCGCCTGA